The Rhodococcus rhodochrous DNA window GGAACAGATCGTCGCGGAGAACCGCCGCGCCGTCGCGGAACACGTCGGTCGCGACATCCCCGTCGTCGCGGTGTCGAGCGTGCGTGCCCTGGCCGCGACCGCGCTACCGCTCTCCCCGGTGCGCGAGCGCAGCCTCGTCTGCTCCGGGCTCCCAGGACTGTGGGGGATGCTCGACGAGCGGGTCGCCGCCGCACGGCACCGCCCCGAAGCCGACGCGCTGCGCGTCGCCCTCGACGGGTTGCGACGCATCGAAACCGGAATCAGCGACGAACTCTCCGTCGTGCGCCACGGCGAATCCGCGACCCCGGACCTGACCGCCGAGATGGAACGGCTCGAGGGCCTCGAGGACGAGGCGCAGCAATGGGAACAGCACCTGCAGCGCGACCTCACCCTCGCACGGCAACGGGCGATCACCCGCCTCGACGAGGAGATCGCCCGCGTGCGCGAGGACTGGACGACACGCATCAACAAGTCGTCGATGCAGGTGCTGCGGCGCTCCCCGCAGGTGTTCACCGCCCAGATCCAGACCGACCTGCTCGACGCGATGGCCACCACCGCGCAGGTCTTCCTCGACGACCTCGAGAAGATCGTCACCGACCTCTTCGACGACCCGCAGCAGTGGGAGCACATCCGCGAGATCACCCTCGAGGCGCTGCAGACCGATCCATTGGTGACCGGGGAGGTGGGCTCGAAACGCCAAGGGCTGCTGGATCCGAGCGTGCTGACGATGGGCATGATCGGCACCACCATGCTCGGCGCGGTGATCGGGGCCGGTGCCATCGCCGGCGTCGCCTGGGTGGCGATCAATCTCGGGTTCAAGGCGATGCGCACCGGCAAGACGAACCTGCTGACCTGGCTGCGCGAGACCCTCGCGACCGTGCGGACCGTCACGACCCGCATGCTCGAGGCCGCGATGGCCACCACCCGCCCGGAGATCGTGCTGCGTCGCCGCAAACACCTCCAGGACCGGATCACCGAGTTGCAGAAGCGTATCGACGAGGCCAAGCGCGCCGCGCGGGCGGACGCCGCGACCCGCACCGCGAACATCGAACGACTGGAGAAGAACCTGCGCATCACCCGCGCCCGCATCACCCCGATGGAGACGGCTCTGAGGGGAGGTGCCGCATGAGTGCCCCGCATACCCCACCGCAAGCCGCGCCCGATCCGATGCACCAGCGCATCGACGCGGCCCTGCACCAACTCGCCGCGCTGAGCGGCGATCTCGTCGCCCACGCCAACCGCATCGGCGCGATCCTGTGGTCGCCGCCGCGTATCGTCGTCGTCGGGCGGCTCAAGGCCGGCAAATCCACCCTGGTGAACGCGTTGATCGGGGCGCCGGTCGCCGAGACCGCGGCGCTCGAGGCCACCAATGTCGTCACCGTCTACGAGAACGGTGCGCCCTCCCGCGCCGACGTGGTGTCCACCGATGGCACCCGCCGACCCGTGCCGCTGGCACTCGGCACCACCGTCGACCTCGGCGTCCCGCCGGAGCAGGTCGCGTACGTGCACCGCTACCTGCCCTCCCATGCGCTGAGCACCATCACCCTCG harbors:
- a CDS encoding dynamin family protein gives rise to the protein MSPDPSVTDLIDGACKVLRAYKHDEVADRAERKLADTGRPTSIVVVGEIKRGKSLLVSALIGRDGAALDDVEHSTAVATRFVTATDDFPEGTAELVFPDGRRRIDRDELGEWITTGGRYVQDPTVEVLPVAAVVAIASEKLSNASVVDTPGIGGLDPRHAAMAAHSADRAAVLVLVCDASTPLTEPEMRFLRESAAGVENVLVVVTKTDKNLTRWEQIVAENRRAVAEHVGRDIPVVAVSSVRALAATALPLSPVRERSLVCSGLPGLWGMLDERVAAARHRPEADALRVALDGLRRIETGISDELSVVRHGESATPDLTAEMERLEGLEDEAQQWEQHLQRDLTLARQRAITRLDEEIARVREDWTTRINKSSMQVLRRSPQVFTAQIQTDLLDAMATTAQVFLDDLEKIVTDLFDDPQQWEHIREITLEALQTDPLVTGEVGSKRQGLLDPSVLTMGMIGTTMLGAVIGAGAIAGVAWVAINLGFKAMRTGKTNLLTWLRETLATVRTVTTRMLEAAMATTRPEIVLRRRKHLQDRITELQKRIDEAKRAARADAATRTANIERLEKNLRITRARITPMETALRGGAA